A genomic window from Megalobrama amblycephala isolate DHTTF-2021 linkage group LG2, ASM1881202v1, whole genome shotgun sequence includes:
- the LOC125263565 gene encoding gastrula zinc finger protein XlCGF57.1-like isoform X2: MSDPGPCKMDHENNEEQRDLIEENEESEELSEAEEKHHHVKTGEKAFSCSKTERNLLKRRAKKSFICAQCGKSYTLKGSLKRHMIIHTGEKPHTCDQCGKSFTLIGTLKEHMKIHTGEKPYTCDQCGKSFAHQGGLRIHMKIHTGKKPYTCDQCGQSFAHKGTLKDHMKTHTGEKPYTCDQCGKSFAQKGSLNEHMRIHTGVKPHICDQCGKSYRKACSFKIHLRYHSGERPFYCNKCGRTFFRADHLKDHMKVHTQEKPYTCSLCGKSFSQSGTLKLHQKRHNGVKDHMCFDCGKTFVRDAELKLHQRIHTGEKPYKCSYCDKRFTCTGHLKKHKRIHTGEKPYKCSHCDKRFVQSEYLKIHEKNHRVQSIIFFTQSYKKQMS, from the exons atgagtgatccaggaCCTTGCAAAATGGACCATGAAAATAATGAAGAACAAAGGG ACCTGATAGAAGAGAatgaggagagtgaagaactgagtgaagcgGAGGAGAAACATCATCATGTCAAAACTGGAGAAAAAGCTTTCAGTTGCTCAAAGACTGAAAGAAATTTACTGAAAAGAAGAGCCAAAAAATCTTTCATCTGCgctcagtgtgggaagagttacACATTAAAAGGAAGCCTGAAGCGGCACATGATAATCCACACAGGAGAGAAaccacacacatgtgatcagtgcgggAAGAGTTTCACATTAATAGGAACCCTTAAGGAACACATgaaaatccacactggagagaagccgtacacatgtgatcagtgtgggaagagctttgCACACCAAGGAGGCCTTAGAATCCACATGAAAATCCACACTGGAAAGAAGCCgtacacatgtgatcaatgtggacagagttttgCACACAAAGGAACCCTTAAGGATCACATGAAAacccacactggagagaagccatacacatgtgatcaatgtgggaagagttttgcacaaaaaggaTCCCTTAATgaacacatgaggatccacactggagtgAAGCCGCACatatgtgatcagtgtggaaagagttacaGAAAGGCATGCAGTTTTAAAATACATCTGCGTTATCATTCTGGAGAAAGACCATTTTATTGTAATAAGTGTGGCAGAACATTTTTTAGGGCAGATCACCTGAAGGACCACATGAAAGTTCACACACAGGAGAAGCCTTACACGTGTTCTCTGTGTGGAAAGAGCTTTAGTCAATCAGGTACTCTAAAATTACACCAGAAAAGACACAATGGTGTGAAGGATCATATGTGCTTTGATTGTGGGAAGACTTTTGTTAGAGATGCTGAACTGAAactgcaccagagaattcacactggagaaaaaccttacaaatgttcatactgtgacaagagattcacaTGCACAGGACATCTGAAAAAACAcaagaggatccacactggagaaaaaccttacaagtgttcacactgcgacaagagattcgttcagtcagaatatttaaaaatacatgagAAGAACCACAGAGTTCAGTCAATTATCTTCTTTACGCAATcatacaaaaaacaaatgtcCTAA
- the LOC125263565 gene encoding gastrula zinc finger protein XlCGF57.1-like isoform X1: MSEPIPCKMKHKDIEEQKDLIEENEESEELSEAEEKHHHVKTGEKAFSCSKTERNLLKRRAKKSFICAQCGKSYTLKGSLKRHMIIHTGEKPHTCDQCGKSFTLIGTLKEHMKIHTGEKPYTCDQCGKSFAHQGGLRIHMKIHTGKKPYTCDQCGQSFAHKGTLKDHMKTHTGEKPYTCDQCGKSFAQKGSLNEHMRIHTGVKPHICDQCGKSYRKACSFKIHLRYHSGERPFYCNKCGRTFFRADHLKDHMKVHTQEKPYTCSLCGKSFSQSGTLKLHQKRHNGVKDHMCFDCGKTFVRDAELKLHQRIHTGEKPYKCSYCDKRFTCTGHLKKHKRIHTGEKPYKCSHCDKRFVQSEYLKIHEKNHRVQSIIFFTQSYKKQMS, from the exons ATGAGTGAACCAATACCCTGCAAAATGAAACATAAAGATATTGAAGAACAAAAAG ACCTGATAGAAGAGAatgaggagagtgaagaactgagtgaagcgGAGGAGAAACATCATCATGTCAAAACTGGAGAAAAAGCTTTCAGTTGCTCAAAGACTGAAAGAAATTTACTGAAAAGAAGAGCCAAAAAATCTTTCATCTGCgctcagtgtgggaagagttacACATTAAAAGGAAGCCTGAAGCGGCACATGATAATCCACACAGGAGAGAAaccacacacatgtgatcagtgcgggAAGAGTTTCACATTAATAGGAACCCTTAAGGAACACATgaaaatccacactggagagaagccgtacacatgtgatcagtgtgggaagagctttgCACACCAAGGAGGCCTTAGAATCCACATGAAAATCCACACTGGAAAGAAGCCgtacacatgtgatcaatgtggacagagttttgCACACAAAGGAACCCTTAAGGATCACATGAAAacccacactggagagaagccatacacatgtgatcaatgtgggaagagttttgcacaaaaaggaTCCCTTAATgaacacatgaggatccacactggagtgAAGCCGCACatatgtgatcagtgtggaaagagttacaGAAAGGCATGCAGTTTTAAAATACATCTGCGTTATCATTCTGGAGAAAGACCATTTTATTGTAATAAGTGTGGCAGAACATTTTTTAGGGCAGATCACCTGAAGGACCACATGAAAGTTCACACACAGGAGAAGCCTTACACGTGTTCTCTGTGTGGAAAGAGCTTTAGTCAATCAGGTACTCTAAAATTACACCAGAAAAGACACAATGGTGTGAAGGATCATATGTGCTTTGATTGTGGGAAGACTTTTGTTAGAGATGCTGAACTGAAactgcaccagagaattcacactggagaaaaaccttacaaatgttcatactgtgacaagagattcacaTGCACAGGACATCTGAAAAAACAcaagaggatccacactggagaaaaaccttacaagtgttcacactgcgacaagagattcgttcagtcagaatatttaaaaatacatgagAAGAACCACAGAGTTCAGTCAATTATCTTCTTTACGCAATcatacaaaaaacaaatgtcCTAA
- the LOC125263565 gene encoding gastrula zinc finger protein XlCGF8.2DB-like isoform X3, which translates to MSEPIPCKMKHKDIEEQKVLLKDTEDSEELSEELSEVQMKNNHVKTGEKSLSHSQTKSTILLKKRAKKSFTCPQCEKSYTLKGSLRDHMKIHTGKNLHTCDQCGKSFTKKGTLKDHMKIHTGEKLHTCDQCGKSFTLKGTLKDHMKIHSGVKPHTCDQCGMSFTKKGSLKEHMTIHTGEKPHTCDQCGKSFRKACTFKIHLRSHSGERPFNCDQCGKKFFRGDALKDHMKVHTQEKPYTCTLCGRSFSQMGSLNLHQKRHNGVKDHMCFDCGKTFVRDAELKKHQRIHTGEKPYKCSLCDKRFTWSEYLRIHERIHTREKPYKCSHCDKRFKWSDYLRKHERIHTGVKPYHCPPCGKSFTQLSSLRSHTKNKCLKSQ; encoded by the exons ATGAGTGAACCAATACCCTGCAAAATGAAACATAAAGATATTGAAGAACAAAAAG TCCTGCTGAAAGACACTGAGGatagtgaagaactgagtgaagaactgagtgaagtgcaaatgaaaaataatcatGTCAAAACTGGAGAAAAATCTTTGAGTCACTCTCAGACTAAAAGTAcaattttattgaaaaaaagaGCCAAAAAATCTTTCACATgccctcagtgtgaaaagagttaCACATTAAAAGGAAGCCTTAGGGATCACATGAAAATCCATACTGGAAAGAATTtgcacacatgtgatcagtgcgggAAAAGTTTCACAAAGAAAGGAACCCTTAAGGATCACATgaaaatccacactggagagaagctgcacacatgtgatcagtgtggaaagagtttcacattaAAAGGAACGCTTAAGGATCACATGAAAATCCACAGTGGAGTGAAgccgcacacgtgtgatcaatgtgggatgAGTTTCACAAAAAAAGGATCACTTAAAGAACACATGACaatccacaccggagagaagccgcacacatgtgatcaatgtgggaagagtttcagaaAGGCATGCACTTTTAAAATACACCTGCGTTCTCATTCTGGAGAAAGACCATTTAACTGTGATCAGTGCGGTAAAAAATTTTTTAGGGGAGATGCGCTGAAGGACCACATGAAAGTTCACACACAGGAGAAGCCTTACACGTGTACTTTGTGTGGAAGGAGCTTTAGTCAGATGGGTAGTCTAAATTTACACCAGAAAAGACACAATGGTGTGAAGGATCATATGTGCTTTGATTGTGGGAAGACTTTTGTTAGAGATGCTGAACTGAAAAAGCACCAGAGGATTCACACTGgtgaaaaaccttacaagtgttcactctgtgacaagagattcacaTGGTCCGAATATCTGAGAATACACGAGAGGATCCACACcagagagaaaccttacaagtgttcacactgtgacaagagattcaaatGGTCCGATTATCTGAGAaaacatgagaggatccacactggagtgAAGCCGTATCACTGCCCTCCGTGCGGGAAGAGTTTCACTCAATTATCTTCTTTACGCAGTcatacaaaaaacaaatgtcTGAAATCACAATAA
- the LOC125263556 gene encoding zinc finger protein 501-like yields MNDPESCRIKREDTEEQIEMTEENKKSEEFTEVEEKHDVKAIKKSLPKRSSKQSFTCFHCGKSFSYKHNLKHHIRVHTGEKPFTCDQCGNSFTQKRILKEHMKIHTGEKPYTCDQCGKSFAQANALKLHLHIHSGERPYNCDQCGRMFSRVESLKSHLKVHTKEKPYVCSLCGKSFCQMGALKIHQERHSGVKNHMCFDCGKTFIRDAELKRHQKTHTGEKPYKCSHCEKSFSQAGHMKIHERIHTGEKPHTCDQCGKSFAHANTLKLHLLCHSGEKHYNCDQCSKTFVLAVSLKVHLRVHSKEKPYMCSFCGKSFSQLGGLKIHQKRHDGVKNYVCLDCGKTFITNAELKLHQRTHTGEKPYKCSQCDKRFSWSACLKIHERSHTGEKPYHCPSCGKSFSKLDSLRSHTKRNIHCNISI; encoded by the exons ATGAATGATCCAGAATCTTGCAGAATAAAAcgtgaagatactgaagaacaaatag aaATGACAGAAGAAAACAAGAAGAGTGAAGAATTTACTGAAGTAGAGGAGAAACATGATGTCAAAGCCATAAAAAAATCTTTGCCGAAAAGAAGTTCCAAGCAATCTTTTACTTGCTTtcactgtggaaagagtttctcataCAAACATAATTTGAAACATCACATAAgggttcatactggagagaaacctttcacatgtgatcagtgtgggaatagtttcacacaaaaaagaatCCTTAAGGAACACATgaaaatccacactggagagaagccgtacacATGCGATCAGTGCGGGAAAAGTTTCGCACAAGCAAACGCTCTTAAATTACATCTGCATATTCACTCTGGAGAAAGACCATATAACTGTGATCAATGTGGTAGAATGTTTTCAAGGGTTGAATCCCTGAAGAGCCACTTGAAagttcatacaaaggagaagccTTATGTTTGTtctttgtgtggaaagagtttttgcCAGATGggtgcattaaaaatacaccaGGAAAGACACAGCGGTGTGAAGAATCACATGTGCTTTGATTGTGGGAAGACCTTTATTAGAGATGCTGAACTGAAACGGCACCAGAagactcacactggagaaaaaccttacaagtgttcacactgcgaAAAGAGTTTCAGTCAGGCAGGACACATGAAAATAcacgagaggatccacactggagagaagccgcacacatgtgatcagtgtgggaagagttttgcACATGCAAACACTCTTAAATTACATTTGCTTTGTCATTCCGGGGAAAAACACTATAACTGCGATCAGTGCAGTAAGACATTTGTTTTGGCAGtatccctgaaggtccacctgAGAGTTCACTCAAAGGAGAAGCCTTACATGTGTTCTttttgtggaaagagttttagtCAGCTGGGaggtttaaaaatacaccaGAAAAGACATGACGGCGTGAAAAATTATGTGTGTCTCGATTGTGGGAAGACCTTTATTACAAATGCTGAATTGAAACTGCACCagagaactcacactggagaaaaaccttacaagtgttcacagtgtgacaagagattcagttgGTCAGCATGTCTGAAAATACATGAGAGGagccacactggagagaagccgtatcACTGTCCTTCATGTGGGAAAAGTTTTAGTAAATTAGATTCTCTACGCAGCCATACAAAAAGAAATATCCATTGCAATATATCCATATAA
- the LOC125263553 gene encoding gastrula zinc finger protein XlCGF52.1-like isoform X1 has protein sequence MCISKIVCDISNIQHNLGWTVCTLGCRDSFGLISCRLAVITSPRRHQSAASDLLRSALHRNSPFVKLLQQFTNKFWNIPIILQVKNMNAPEPYRIKHEDTEEQDQKEEYEETEEFTEVKEKQDVKSVKQTSSHTLKRRAKQSYTCTQCGKSFSHKQNLKHHTRVHSGEKPFTCDQCGNSFTRKGSLEDHMKIHTGEKPHTCDQCGKSYRHANTLKSHLRSHSGERPFTCDQCGKTFLRAESLKSHLKVHTKEKPYVCSLCGNSFSRLNVFKLHQKRHSGVKNHICFDCGKSFIRDAELKQHQKTHTGEKPYKCSHCEKSFSQAGHMKIHERIHTGEKPHTCDQCGKSFAHANTLKLHLLSHSGERRYNCDQCSKTFVRADCLKNHLKVHRKEKLHMCSLCGKSFTQLVALKLNQKRHSGVKNHVCFDCVKTLLQMLN, from the exons ATGTGCATATCcaaaatagtatgtgacattagtaacATTCAACACAATTTAGGGTGGacagtatgcacattgggatgcagggacAGTTTTGGTTTGATCAGTTGTCGCCTCGCAGTGATTACGTCACCACGACGCCATCAGTCTGCAGCATCTGATCTTCTGAG ATCTGCTCTACACAGGAATTCCCCTTTTGTGAAACTTCTACAACAATTCACCAATAAATTCTGGAATATTCCCATTATCTTACAAGTGAAGAACATGAATGCTCCAGAACCCTACCgaataaaacatgaagacaCTGAAGAACAAG ACCAGAAGGAAGAATATGAGGAGACTGAAGAATTTACTGAAGTTAAGGAAAAACAGGATGTCAAATCTGTAAAACAAACTTCAAGCCACACACTGAAAAGAAGAGCCAAACAATCTTatacctgcactcagtgtggaaagagcttttCACACAAACAAAATCTGAAACATCACACAAGAGTTCATagtggagagaaacctttcacatgtgatcagtgtgggaataGTTTCACACGAAAAGGATCTCTTGAAGATCACATgaaaatccacactggagagaagccgcacacaTGCGATCAGTGCGGGAAGAGTTACAGACATGCAAACACTCTTAAATCACATCTGCGTTCTCATTCTGGAGAAAGACCTTTTACCTGCGATCAGTGCGGTAAAACGTTTTTAAGGGCTGAATCCCTGAAGAGCCACTTGAAagttcatacaaaggagaagccTTATGTTtgttctttgtgtggaaatagttttagtcgactgaaCGTTTTTAAATTACACCAGAAAAGGCACAGCGGTGTGAAGAATCACATATGTTTTGATTGTGGAAAATCCTTTATTAGAGATGCTGAACTGAAACAGCACCAGAagactcacactggagaaaaaccttacaagtgttcacactgcgaAAAGAGTTTCAGTCAGGCAGGACACATGAAAatacatgagaggatccacactggagagaagccgcacacatgcgatcagtgtgggaagagtttcgcACATGCAAACACTCTTAAATTACATTTGCTTTCTCATTCTGGAGAAAGACGGTATAACTGCGATCAGTGCAGTAAGACATTTGTTAGGGCAGATTGTCTGAAGAACCACCTCAAAGTTCATAGAAAGGAGAAGCTTCACATGTGTtctttgtgtggaaagagttttacacaGCTGGTTGCTTTAAAATTAAACCAGAAAAGACACAGTGGTGTGAAGAATCATGTGTGCTTTGATTGTGTGAAGACATTATTACAGATGCTGAACTGA
- the LOC125263553 gene encoding zinc finger protein 239-like isoform X2 produces MNAPEPYRIKHEDTEEQDQKEEYEETEEFTEVKEKQDVKSVKQTSSHTLKRRAKQSYTCTQCGKSFSHKQNLKHHTRVHSGEKPFTCDQCGNSFTRKGSLEDHMKIHTGEKPHTCDQCGKSYRHANTLKSHLRSHSGERPFTCDQCGKTFLRAESLKSHLKVHTKEKPYVCSLCGNSFSRLNVFKLHQKRHSGVKNHICFDCGKSFIRDAELKQHQKTHTGEKPYKCSHCEKSFSQAGHMKIHERIHTGEKPHTCDQCGKSFAHANTLKLHLLSHSGERRYNCDQCSKTFVRADCLKNHLKVHRKEKLHMCSLCGKSFTQLVALKLNQKRHSGVKNHVCFDCVKTLLQMLN; encoded by the exons ATGAATGCTCCAGAACCCTACCgaataaaacatgaagacaCTGAAGAACAAG ACCAGAAGGAAGAATATGAGGAGACTGAAGAATTTACTGAAGTTAAGGAAAAACAGGATGTCAAATCTGTAAAACAAACTTCAAGCCACACACTGAAAAGAAGAGCCAAACAATCTTatacctgcactcagtgtggaaagagcttttCACACAAACAAAATCTGAAACATCACACAAGAGTTCATagtggagagaaacctttcacatgtgatcagtgtgggaataGTTTCACACGAAAAGGATCTCTTGAAGATCACATgaaaatccacactggagagaagccgcacacaTGCGATCAGTGCGGGAAGAGTTACAGACATGCAAACACTCTTAAATCACATCTGCGTTCTCATTCTGGAGAAAGACCTTTTACCTGCGATCAGTGCGGTAAAACGTTTTTAAGGGCTGAATCCCTGAAGAGCCACTTGAAagttcatacaaaggagaagccTTATGTTtgttctttgtgtggaaatagttttagtcgactgaaCGTTTTTAAATTACACCAGAAAAGGCACAGCGGTGTGAAGAATCACATATGTTTTGATTGTGGAAAATCCTTTATTAGAGATGCTGAACTGAAACAGCACCAGAagactcacactggagaaaaaccttacaagtgttcacactgcgaAAAGAGTTTCAGTCAGGCAGGACACATGAAAatacatgagaggatccacactggagagaagccgcacacatgcgatcagtgtgggaagagtttcgcACATGCAAACACTCTTAAATTACATTTGCTTTCTCATTCTGGAGAAAGACGGTATAACTGCGATCAGTGCAGTAAGACATTTGTTAGGGCAGATTGTCTGAAGAACCACCTCAAAGTTCATAGAAAGGAGAAGCTTCACATGTGTtctttgtgtggaaagagttttacacaGCTGGTTGCTTTAAAATTAAACCAGAAAAGACACAGTGGTGTGAAGAATCATGTGTGCTTTGATTGTGTGAAGACATTATTACAGATGCTGAACTGA